From one Gossypium hirsutum isolate 1008001.06 chromosome D08, Gossypium_hirsutum_v2.1, whole genome shotgun sequence genomic stretch:
- the LOC107926280 gene encoding RNA-binding KH domain-containing protein PEPPER isoform X1, translating into MEIADASENGSAKTQAPNNTAIVADPSAVSPSETTANNPAVEKWPGWPGHCVFRLIVPVSKVGSIIGRKGELIKKMCEETRARIRVLDGAVGTPDRIVLVSGKEAPEAPLSPAMDAAIRVFKRVSGLPDNDGDAKAAGAAFCSIRLLVASTQAISLIGKQGSLIKSLQESTGASVKVLSTDETPSYVVADERIAELQGEALKVLKALEAVVGHLRKFLVDHTVLPLFEKTHNAVVTQDLQAETRAEKSSLLTVSQSGIGIDLPITARRDSLFLDHEKQFESRIPSGISFYGQDPALPTVHSSSGLLRTAVPIVTQIAQTMQIPFSYAEDIIGIGGVNIAHIRRTSGAVITVQESGGLSDEITVEIKGTSSQVQLAQQLIQEFMSNHKDPVMSSGYRDTSYRSSFSQLGSSSALSSQPYGGYGGSSSVSGYSTFRL; encoded by the exons GCCGTAAGCCCTTCAGAAACGACCGCTAATAACCCAGCAGTAGAGAAGTGGCCCGGCTGGCCGGGTCACTGCGTTTTTCGGCTCATCGTGCCGGTTTCTAAAGTGGGCAGCATAATTGGCCGTAAAGGCGAGCTTATCAAGAAGATGTGCGAGGAAACCCGGGCCCGTATCCGCGTACTTGATGGTGCTGTTGGAACTCCCGATCGAATT GTGCTAGTATCTGGAAAGGAAGCACCAGAGGCGCCTCTTTCGCCTGCAATGGATGCTGCTATAAGAGTTTTTAAACGTGTCTCAGGATTGCCGGACAACGATGGGGATGCTAAAGCAGCTGGAGCCGCATTTTGTTCCATCCGGTTGTTGGTAGCTTCTACGCAAGCAATCAGTTTAATCGGAAAGCAAGGCTCCTTAATTAAGTCATTACAAGAGAGCACCGGTGCATCTGTGAAGGTGTTGTCAACAG ATGAAACACCATCTTATGTGGTAGCAGATGAGAGGATTGCGGAGTTGCAGGGGGAAGCCCTGAAGGTTCTTAAAGCTCTTGAAGCAGTGGTGGGGCACCTGAGGAAATTTTTGGTTGATCACACTGTTCTTCCTCTTTTTGAAAAGACC CATAATGCGGTTGTCACTCAAGATCTCCAAGCAGAGACAAGGGCTGAAAAGTCATCTCTGCTTACCGTTTCTCAAAGTGGAATCGGAATTGATCTTCCTATTACAGCAAGGAGAGACTCTTTATTCCTTGATCATGAAAAACAGTTCGAATCACGAATCCCATCTGGAATTTCATTCTACGGACAGGATCCTGCACTTCCGACAGTACATTCTAGTTCAGGGCTTCTTCGAACTGCTGTTCCTATAGTTACTCAG ATTGCTCAAACCATGCAAATACCATTTTCTTATGCTGAGGACATTATTGGGATTGGAGGAGTTAATATTGCACACATTCGTCGCACTAGTGGAGCCGTCATAACCGTGCAAGAAAGTGGGGGCCTATCTGATGAAATAACGGTTGAAATTAAAGGCACCTCATCTCAGGTTCAGTTGGCTCAACAACTTATTCAA GAATTTATGAGCAATCACAAGGATCCGGTTATGAGCAGCGGTTACAGAGACACGAGTTATAGGTCCTCGTTTTCGCAGTTAGGCAGCTCATCTGCACTTTCATCCCAACCCTATGGTGGATATGGGGGATCTTCAAGTGTAAGTGGCTACTCTACTTTTAGGCTTTaa
- the LOC107926280 gene encoding RNA-binding KH domain-containing protein PEPPER isoform X3, which translates to MEIADASENGSAKTQAPNNTAIVADPSAVSPSETTANNPAVEKWPGWPGHCVFRLIVPVSKVGSIIGRKGELIKKMCEETRARIRVLDGAVGTPDRIVLVSGKEAPEAPLSPAMDAAIRVFKRVSGLPDNDGDAKAAGAAFCSIRLLVASTQAISLIGKQGSLIKSLQESTGASVKVLSTDETPSYVVADERIAELQGEALKVLKALEAVVGHLRKFLVDHTVLPLFEKTHNAVVTQDLQAETRAEKSSLLTVSQSGIGIDLPITARRDSLFLDHEKQFESRIPSGISFYGQDPALPTVHSSSGLLRTAVPIVTQIAQTMQIPFSYAEDIIGIGGVNIAHIRRTSGAVITVQESGGLSDEITVEIKGTSSQVQLAQQLIQEFMSNHKDPVMSSGYRDTSYRSSFSQLGSSSALSSQPYGGYGGSSS; encoded by the exons GCCGTAAGCCCTTCAGAAACGACCGCTAATAACCCAGCAGTAGAGAAGTGGCCCGGCTGGCCGGGTCACTGCGTTTTTCGGCTCATCGTGCCGGTTTCTAAAGTGGGCAGCATAATTGGCCGTAAAGGCGAGCTTATCAAGAAGATGTGCGAGGAAACCCGGGCCCGTATCCGCGTACTTGATGGTGCTGTTGGAACTCCCGATCGAATT GTGCTAGTATCTGGAAAGGAAGCACCAGAGGCGCCTCTTTCGCCTGCAATGGATGCTGCTATAAGAGTTTTTAAACGTGTCTCAGGATTGCCGGACAACGATGGGGATGCTAAAGCAGCTGGAGCCGCATTTTGTTCCATCCGGTTGTTGGTAGCTTCTACGCAAGCAATCAGTTTAATCGGAAAGCAAGGCTCCTTAATTAAGTCATTACAAGAGAGCACCGGTGCATCTGTGAAGGTGTTGTCAACAG ATGAAACACCATCTTATGTGGTAGCAGATGAGAGGATTGCGGAGTTGCAGGGGGAAGCCCTGAAGGTTCTTAAAGCTCTTGAAGCAGTGGTGGGGCACCTGAGGAAATTTTTGGTTGATCACACTGTTCTTCCTCTTTTTGAAAAGACC CATAATGCGGTTGTCACTCAAGATCTCCAAGCAGAGACAAGGGCTGAAAAGTCATCTCTGCTTACCGTTTCTCAAAGTGGAATCGGAATTGATCTTCCTATTACAGCAAGGAGAGACTCTTTATTCCTTGATCATGAAAAACAGTTCGAATCACGAATCCCATCTGGAATTTCATTCTACGGACAGGATCCTGCACTTCCGACAGTACATTCTAGTTCAGGGCTTCTTCGAACTGCTGTTCCTATAGTTACTCAG ATTGCTCAAACCATGCAAATACCATTTTCTTATGCTGAGGACATTATTGGGATTGGAGGAGTTAATATTGCACACATTCGTCGCACTAGTGGAGCCGTCATAACCGTGCAAGAAAGTGGGGGCCTATCTGATGAAATAACGGTTGAAATTAAAGGCACCTCATCTCAGGTTCAGTTGGCTCAACAACTTATTCAA GAATTTATGAGCAATCACAAGGATCCGGTTATGAGCAGCGGTTACAGAGACACGAGTTATAGGTCCTCGTTTTCGCAGTTAGGCAGCTCATCTGCACTTTCATCCCAACCCTATGGTGGATATGGGGGATCTTCAAGT TAA
- the LOC107926280 gene encoding RNA-binding KH domain-containing protein PEPPER isoform X2 has product MEIADASENGSAKTQAPNNTAIVADPSAVSPSETTANNPAVEKWPGWPGHCVFRLIVPVSKVGSIIGRKGELIKKMCEETRARIRVLDGAVGTPDRIVLVSGKEAPEAPLSPAMDAAIRVFKRVSGLPDNDGDAKAAGAAFCSIRLLVASTQAISLIGKQGSLIKSLQESTGASVKVLSTDETPSYVVADERIAELQGEALKVLKALEAVVGHLRKFLVDHTVLPLFEKTHNAVVTQDLQAETRAEKSSLLTVSQSGIGIDLPITARRDSLFLDHEKQFESRIPSGISFYGQDPALPTVHSSSGLLRTAVPIVTQIAQTMQIPFSYAEDIIGIGGVNIAHIRRTSGAVITVQESGGLSDEITVEIKGTSSQVQLAQQLIQEFMSNHKDPVMSSGYRDTSYRSSFSQLGSSSALSSQPYGGYGGSSSEIKT; this is encoded by the exons GCCGTAAGCCCTTCAGAAACGACCGCTAATAACCCAGCAGTAGAGAAGTGGCCCGGCTGGCCGGGTCACTGCGTTTTTCGGCTCATCGTGCCGGTTTCTAAAGTGGGCAGCATAATTGGCCGTAAAGGCGAGCTTATCAAGAAGATGTGCGAGGAAACCCGGGCCCGTATCCGCGTACTTGATGGTGCTGTTGGAACTCCCGATCGAATT GTGCTAGTATCTGGAAAGGAAGCACCAGAGGCGCCTCTTTCGCCTGCAATGGATGCTGCTATAAGAGTTTTTAAACGTGTCTCAGGATTGCCGGACAACGATGGGGATGCTAAAGCAGCTGGAGCCGCATTTTGTTCCATCCGGTTGTTGGTAGCTTCTACGCAAGCAATCAGTTTAATCGGAAAGCAAGGCTCCTTAATTAAGTCATTACAAGAGAGCACCGGTGCATCTGTGAAGGTGTTGTCAACAG ATGAAACACCATCTTATGTGGTAGCAGATGAGAGGATTGCGGAGTTGCAGGGGGAAGCCCTGAAGGTTCTTAAAGCTCTTGAAGCAGTGGTGGGGCACCTGAGGAAATTTTTGGTTGATCACACTGTTCTTCCTCTTTTTGAAAAGACC CATAATGCGGTTGTCACTCAAGATCTCCAAGCAGAGACAAGGGCTGAAAAGTCATCTCTGCTTACCGTTTCTCAAAGTGGAATCGGAATTGATCTTCCTATTACAGCAAGGAGAGACTCTTTATTCCTTGATCATGAAAAACAGTTCGAATCACGAATCCCATCTGGAATTTCATTCTACGGACAGGATCCTGCACTTCCGACAGTACATTCTAGTTCAGGGCTTCTTCGAACTGCTGTTCCTATAGTTACTCAG ATTGCTCAAACCATGCAAATACCATTTTCTTATGCTGAGGACATTATTGGGATTGGAGGAGTTAATATTGCACACATTCGTCGCACTAGTGGAGCCGTCATAACCGTGCAAGAAAGTGGGGGCCTATCTGATGAAATAACGGTTGAAATTAAAGGCACCTCATCTCAGGTTCAGTTGGCTCAACAACTTATTCAA GAATTTATGAGCAATCACAAGGATCCGGTTATGAGCAGCGGTTACAGAGACACGAGTTATAGGTCCTCGTTTTCGCAGTTAGGCAGCTCATCTGCACTTTCATCCCAACCCTATGGTGGATATGGGGGATCTTCAAGT GAAATCAAAACTTAA
- the LOC121203112 gene encoding putative F-box/kelch-repeat protein At3g46050 isoform X2 — MSGDTSDSSSYFDGREPDELIRAIVEKRPGTDGKITLGLHFIDLESNKVFIKAMPPAAPSCSTAVSCGNRVYVIGGMRENDANFRGYDGVNDVFQLDLKDLERGWRKTTSMLFPRAYPHVLAAEGMIYVFECMGSESFGEVYDISGDIWEPLSPPPEAIDIRVAVAGTGWCVELSQDPC; from the exons ATGAGCGGCGATACTAGTGATTCCTCCAGTTACTTTGATGGGCGAGAGCCAGATGAACTGATCAGGGCCATCGTCGAGAAACGGCCGGGTACCGATGGTAAAATAACGCTCGGTTTGCACTTTATTGATCTGGAAAGCAATAAAGTCTTTATTAAGGCGATGCCACCTGCTGCTCCTTCATGTTCCACTGCCGTTTCCTGTGGCAACCGCGTTTACGTTATTGGGGGAATGCGCGAAAATGATGCTAATTTTCGTGGTTATGATGGAGTAAACGATGTTTTCCAATTAGATTTGAAGGACCTTGAACGTGGGTGGAGAAAAACTACTTCTATGTTGTTCCCTCGGGCTTATCCCCATGTTCTTGCTGCTGAAGGAATGATTTACGTCTTCGAATGTATGGGTTCTGAATCTTTTGGCGAGGTTTACGATATAAGTGGGGATATTTGGGAACCATTGTCGCCCCCTCCGGAAGCTATCGATATACGTGTG GCCGTAGCTGGAACGGGTTGGTGCGTGGAGTTGAGTCAAGACCCATGTTGA
- the LOC121203112 gene encoding uncharacterized protein isoform X1 encodes MSGDTSDSSSYFDGREPDELIRAIVEKRPGTDGKITLGLHFIDLESNKVFIKAMPPAAPSCSTAVSCGNRVYVIGGMRENDANFRGYDGVNDVFQLDLKDLERGWRKTTSMLFPRAYPHVLAAEGMIYVFECMGSESFGEVYDISGDIWEPLSPPPEAIDIRVVCVPVLDSSRSRILVHCDASDTLYAYYYDRKSWVCLEQKFSYWSGSAAIVDDLLYTFIYKCSLEAYNLLDKKHLPVKWSSEFRVAPPPESTLYRLGNGKLILGWVNHLDIFEYIRFNIWCNEHGGIHAAAEHQSAISVPYPEDISSIWFF; translated from the coding sequence ATGAGCGGCGATACTAGTGATTCCTCCAGTTACTTTGATGGGCGAGAGCCAGATGAACTGATCAGGGCCATCGTCGAGAAACGGCCGGGTACCGATGGTAAAATAACGCTCGGTTTGCACTTTATTGATCTGGAAAGCAATAAAGTCTTTATTAAGGCGATGCCACCTGCTGCTCCTTCATGTTCCACTGCCGTTTCCTGTGGCAACCGCGTTTACGTTATTGGGGGAATGCGCGAAAATGATGCTAATTTTCGTGGTTATGATGGAGTAAACGATGTTTTCCAATTAGATTTGAAGGACCTTGAACGTGGGTGGAGAAAAACTACTTCTATGTTGTTCCCTCGGGCTTATCCCCATGTTCTTGCTGCTGAAGGAATGATTTACGTCTTCGAATGTATGGGTTCTGAATCTTTTGGCGAGGTTTACGATATAAGTGGGGATATTTGGGAACCATTGTCGCCCCCTCCGGAAGCTATCGATATACGTGTGGTATGTGTTCCTGTTCTAGATTCTTCCCGATCTCGAATTTTGGTGCACTGCGATGCCAGTGATACTCTTTACGCTTATTACTACGATCGTAAATCATgggtttgcctcgaacaaaaatTTTCTTACTGGTCTGGCTCAGCGGCAATCGTGGACGATTTGCTGTATACTTTCATTTATAAATGTTCTTTGGAGGCGTATAATTTGCTTGATAAGAAACATTTGCCCGTCAAATGGTCATCAGAATTTCGAGTGGCTCCACCACCGGAAAGCACTCTGTATCGTTTGGGCAATGGCAAGCTTATTTTGGGTTGGGTCAACCATCTCGATATTTTTGAGTACATAAGATTTAATATTTGGTGCAACGAGCACGGAGGGATTCATGCAGCTGCAGAGCATCAATCTGCTATCAGTGTTCCATATCCCGAAGATATTTCTAGTATATGGTTTTTCTGA